From the genome of Halanaerobiales bacterium:
AAGGTGAAGAAATTATTCCGGTTTCAGGACTAAACAAAAAGGGAATAGATGAGTTAAAGGAAAAGATTCACGATATTGCACTTAGTATTGAAAATAAAGATCCAGCTGACAATGTTTATTATCCTATTGATCGAGTATTTACGCTTTCAGGGCATGGTACGGTAATTACAGGTACTTTAGTTAGTGGTAAAATTTCTGTAGAGGATGAGTTAACTATTTATCCCCAACAAAAGGAAGTTAGAGTTAGGAGTCTGCAGGTGCATAATGAAATGGTTTCAGAAGTTGGCCCTGGTCATAGAGTTGGAATTAATCTAGCTGGGGTTGATAAAGATGAAATTGATAGAGGAGATGTATTGGCTACATCTGATAGCCTTGAAGTAACTGATTTTATTGATGGTAGGTTAAATATTTTAGAAGATTCACCTATGATATTAAATCACGGTGATCGAATTAGATTTCATATTGGAGCTCGTGAAGTTTTAGGTAGAGTTTATATGATCGAAAAGGAACAATTACTACCAGGTGATGAAGGATTAGTACAATTTAGATTGGAAGAAGATATTGTAGGTAGATATAAAGAAAATTTTGTTATTAGACGTTATTCTCCAATGACAACTATTGGAGGAGGAGTAATCATAGATAATAATCCTCCATATCGAAAGAAATTGGATAAAGATGCAGTTAAAGAGTTAAAAATTAAAGAAAATGGCACAAAAGAAGAAAGAATTGCCCTTGAATTAAAACTTGAAGATGAAAATTCTTTAAATAAAAAAGAAATTGCTAAAAGAACAAATATTTCTATAGAAAACATTGAAAATATAATTTCTAAAATGGTTAATGAAGGTGAAATAATTGAGTTTAGCACTACTAATATAAAAACCTATTTGCATAAAAAAACTTATGATTCTATAAAAGAAGAGATATTAGATATGCTTGAAAATTTTCATCAAAATTATTCATTAAGACCTGGTTATCCCAAAGAAGAATTAAGAAAAACCATTTCATTAAATTTAAGTAAAAAAGAATTTGATTATTTGCTGTCTCAATTAGAAGAAAGGGAAAAAATAAAATTAAAA
Proteins encoded in this window:
- the selB gene encoding selenocysteine-specific translation elongation factor, producing MAKNLIIGTAGHIDHGKTTLIGALTGEDTDRLKEEKERGISIELGFSELDYEDGVQLGIIDVPGHEKFIKNMLAGAGGVDIALLVISADEGFMAQTREHLAILDLLNIKRGIIALTKIDKVDDEWLELVIEDTKDKLAGTFLEGEEIIPVSGLNKKGIDELKEKIHDIALSIENKDPADNVYYPIDRVFTLSGHGTVITGTLVSGKISVEDELTIYPQQKEVRVRSLQVHNEMVSEVGPGHRVGINLAGVDKDEIDRGDVLATSDSLEVTDFIDGRLNILEDSPMILNHGDRIRFHIGAREVLGRVYMIEKEQLLPGDEGLVQFRLEEDIVGRYKENFVIRRYSPMTTIGGGVIIDNNPPYRKKLDKDAVKELKIKENGTKEERIALELKLEDENSLNKKEIAKRTNISIENIENIISKMVNEGEIIEFSTTNIKTYLHKKTYDSIKEEILDMLENFHQNYSLRPGYPKEELRKTISLNLSKKEFDYLLSQLEEREKIKLKGAKIALNNFEIDYNTEEEEIKNKIIKIFEDNYMPPTKDDLSVKFNNDQEKILEVFQSLINKDIIIKVAHNIYFYKKTIDKAEKLLKNYLTKNETIELSEFRDILNSSRKYALPLLEYFDQKDFIIRKEDKRKLKN